A single Ignavibacteriales bacterium DNA region contains:
- a CDS encoding TolC family protein, with the protein MKMLFGAFFVLLCHWVSFGQSSPYILTLEQAVQAALENNPRYLEAKYEVAASKASYWSAISLPQPSFEISYNFVPQGAGLSQYDENNIGVSQSFDFPTLYFLRASVADYTTDQKINRLELVRNKLIHKVKQSYNKLLMLKYKVMFTEQILSVAQELHTKIERKTILGESSKLESLTASVQYTEAVNNLAIAKNDLQLAKAELINILGPEKFKNSGILLVDSLYVDASPLDFSELLDAVNKTNPQISEANVLKELAATEKKISWHSLLPAFTLSWYKQSRGGNTNFYGASLGLSFPLWFMFENRGKIAEATAKYSIAEQQVRTVNNDLVLQLEEAYAIFKNADKQKALYSNTLIPQSQTVFEIALKSYIEGEASYLDFLQANRLLHDTRNGYIQSILNQISAALTLEELSSITMVKTRQQELK; encoded by the coding sequence ATGAAAATGTTATTTGGAGCATTCTTTGTATTACTCTGTCATTGGGTAAGCTTTGGACAAAGCTCTCCCTATATTCTCACTTTAGAGCAAGCCGTTCAGGCAGCTCTTGAAAACAACCCCAGATACCTGGAAGCCAAATATGAGGTGGCGGCTTCTAAAGCCTCCTATTGGAGTGCTATTTCTCTTCCGCAGCCATCTTTTGAAATTAGTTATAATTTTGTTCCGCAAGGCGCCGGACTATCTCAATATGATGAAAATAACATAGGGGTAAGTCAGAGTTTTGATTTTCCAACGCTTTATTTTCTCCGCGCATCCGTGGCTGATTATACGACTGATCAAAAAATCAATCGGTTAGAATTGGTTAGAAATAAACTTATTCATAAGGTCAAACAGTCATATAACAAACTACTCATGTTAAAGTATAAGGTAATGTTTACCGAACAAATTCTGTCAGTAGCCCAAGAGTTGCATACAAAAATTGAACGCAAAACTATTCTGGGAGAAAGTTCAAAACTTGAAAGTTTAACAGCTTCTGTTCAGTATACAGAAGCTGTAAACAATTTGGCTATCGCCAAAAATGATTTACAATTAGCTAAGGCGGAATTAATAAACATACTTGGACCAGAAAAATTCAAAAATAGCGGAATTCTCTTGGTGGATTCCTTATATGTGGATGCTTCACCGCTTGATTTCTCTGAGTTGTTGGATGCGGTTAATAAAACAAATCCACAAATAAGTGAAGCAAATGTGTTAAAAGAATTAGCGGCAACTGAGAAGAAAATTTCATGGCATTCACTTTTGCCAGCTTTTACGTTATCATGGTATAAACAATCCCGCGGGGGAAACACTAACTTTTACGGAGCTTCATTAGGTTTATCTTTTCCTCTTTGGTTCATGTTTGAAAACAGAGGAAAAATAGCTGAGGCCACTGCAAAATATTCTATTGCAGAACAGCAAGTAAGGACGGTGAACAATGATCTTGTCTTACAACTTGAAGAAGCTTATGCTATATTCAAAAATGCAGATAAACAAAAAGCACTTTATTCGAACACACTGATTCCGCAATCTCAGACAGTATTTGAAATAGCTCTTAAAAGTTATATTGAAGGTGAGGCATCATACCTGGATTTTTTGCAGGCGAACAGATTGTTACATGACACACGCAATGGATATATCCAGTCAATACTCAATCAAATAAGTGCTGCTCTTACTTTAGAAGAACTTAGCAGTATCACAATGGTAAAAACAAGGCAACAGGAATTGAAATGA
- a CDS encoding efflux RND transporter periplasmic adaptor subunit: MKKLRLIAYILLVSAVLISGCKSEPNETTEEHHEETTDTVTLSDSAIGEINLQTFKVKSKIFTGSFSLTAEVKADQNNEALVGPLLSGRVQKVFVNTGQYVRKGDLLMTAEGLEIGELKATYLKTKAALEFAKANYERTKKLFSENIGSQKELLIAQADYEKANAEFKAEDKKIHSIGLSDKDIEESINEDHTSGTLNIRAPISGVIVERNVVTGQFVEPSENAFRILNVSSVWVDGQVFEKDIARLDAKAVIFFASSAYPGEKFEGRISFVGQMLDEQTRTLTVRATLQNPKGKLKPHLFGEMHIPVSGNKTAIFVPESAVFSLDGNDFVFVKVSADSFIKRMVKIRKYSASEIEIIEGIIEDEEVVSQGVYYLVSVLQKDQIEGDEH, translated from the coding sequence ATGAAAAAATTACGGTTAATAGCATACATACTCTTAGTCTCGGCAGTTCTGATATCCGGATGTAAATCAGAACCAAATGAAACCACTGAAGAACATCACGAAGAAACCACAGATACAGTGACTCTGTCAGATTCAGCCATAGGAGAAATTAATCTGCAAACCTTTAAGGTGAAGTCGAAAATATTCACCGGATCGTTTTCGCTTACAGCAGAAGTTAAAGCAGATCAAAATAATGAGGCCTTGGTTGGTCCACTTCTATCAGGACGAGTGCAAAAAGTTTTTGTAAACACAGGACAGTATGTGCGAAAGGGGGATTTGTTAATGACAGCAGAGGGATTGGAAATTGGTGAATTAAAAGCAACTTATTTAAAAACAAAAGCAGCATTGGAATTTGCTAAGGCCAACTATGAAAGAACAAAAAAGCTCTTCTCAGAAAATATTGGTTCACAAAAAGAATTGCTCATAGCTCAGGCAGACTATGAAAAAGCCAACGCTGAATTCAAGGCGGAGGATAAAAAAATTCATTCCATCGGGTTAAGTGATAAAGACATTGAAGAAAGTATCAATGAGGATCACACATCGGGTACTCTAAACATAAGAGCACCAATCAGCGGGGTTATAGTTGAAAGGAATGTAGTCACGGGGCAGTTTGTAGAACCTTCTGAAAATGCATTCAGAATACTGAATGTTTCTTCGGTTTGGGTGGATGGTCAGGTATTCGAAAAAGATATTGCGCGGTTAGATGCAAAAGCAGTTATTTTCTTTGCTTCCTCTGCTTACCCAGGCGAAAAGTTTGAAGGAAGAATCTCCTTTGTTGGTCAAATGTTAGATGAACAAACAAGAACACTTACCGTTAGGGCAACGCTTCAGAACCCAAAAGGAAAACTGAAACCTCATCTTTTTGGCGAAATGCATATACCTGTTTCGGGAAACAAAACTGCGATATTTGTTCCTGAATCAGCAGTTTTTTCACTAGACGGAAATGATTTTGTGTTCGTTAAGGTGAGTGCTGATTCATTTATCAAAAGGATGGTTAAAATCCGGAAGTACTCAGCTTCTGAAATTGAAATAATAGAGGGGATTATTGAAGACGAAGAGGTTGTTAGTCAGGGAGTGTATTATTTAGTAAGCGTATTACAAAAAGACCAGATTGAAGGGGATGAACATTAA
- a CDS encoding T9SS type A sorting domain-containing protein → MKLLTLFIIPVIICGFTILGIEYGLYYKNFNPFKHIKQSGAMKAMHSWQRERAYPEDDIPEAAYYRAYEQIQAEFSKQSMILNNQWQDIGPKNIGGRTISIAIDPVNPDIIYAGAASGGLWRSTTGGAGVQAWEYIETGYPVNGVGAIAINYDNPEIIYIGTGEVYAYQNSIGGLSIRATRGSYGIGILKTTDGGDTWTKSLDWSYNQKRGVQMIRIHPVNPEILFAATTEGIYKSTNAGGAWTLVHPVIMATDLLIHPNSPDTIISAHGNLNSSGNGIYRSTNGGATWLKITSGLPASYGGKTLLAGFESDPDIVWASIGFGETSGAGTNLAKSTDFGATWTVVNTDDYATYQGWFSHFVVPHPTDPSKILTAGVDVYKSTDGGTNFSQKSYWYLWDFGVPPVGGPEGPPDYSHADHHAYAIHPTNPNIVYFGNDGGVFRTTDFGETFSGLNGGYQSTQFYKRFGVSKADTTRAIGGMQDNATAIWEGTVAWRRVLGGDGCCTQISHTNTDTMYGSSQYLSIRRSTNKGLNWSGIAPPSSNPAFNGQFLVAPSNGKILYGGGEYFYKSTNAGNNWTALNSGAPVNGDPVLSIAISYTNPDTVYITTAPYVRRAEVFRSTNGGTTFTNITSSLPDRYPVDISVDPADSRIVYVTFSGYGTPHLYKSTDAGASWTDISGNLPDVPTSAVIIDPENRDHLFVGNDLGVFVSFNGGANWNLLNNGIPGSFLVMDLAYSPVDRMLFAATHGRGVYRIPLTGLTSAGTAGNENTVTDFALGQNYPNPFNAGTQFSFTIPQEGDAAVRLYDVTGKQIAELLSGTISAGTHFVRLGASQLNALASGVYYYSVEWKGRKQTKKLIYMK, encoded by the coding sequence ATGAAACTGCTCACCCTGTTTATCATTCCCGTAATTATCTGCGGATTCACCATACTCGGTATTGAGTACGGACTGTATTATAAAAATTTCAATCCATTTAAGCATATCAAACAGTCCGGCGCGATGAAAGCGATGCATTCCTGGCAGCGGGAGCGGGCTTATCCTGAGGATGATATACCGGAAGCTGCTTACTACCGCGCATACGAGCAGATACAGGCTGAGTTTTCAAAACAGAGCATGATCCTGAACAACCAATGGCAGGATATAGGCCCGAAGAATATCGGCGGCAGAACCATCTCCATTGCCATTGATCCGGTGAATCCGGATATAATCTACGCGGGTGCTGCCAGCGGCGGATTATGGAGAAGCACCACCGGAGGAGCCGGCGTGCAGGCATGGGAATATATTGAAACAGGATATCCGGTAAATGGTGTTGGTGCAATAGCGATAAACTATGACAATCCTGAAATTATATATATCGGAACCGGCGAGGTGTACGCGTACCAGAATTCAATCGGCGGGCTGAGCATCAGGGCAACAAGGGGCAGTTACGGAATTGGCATTCTGAAGACCACGGACGGAGGAGATACCTGGACGAAGTCACTTGACTGGAGCTATAATCAGAAGCGGGGCGTGCAGATGATACGGATACATCCGGTGAACCCGGAAATCCTCTTTGCGGCAACCACGGAGGGTATATATAAATCAACCAACGCGGGCGGTGCGTGGACTCTGGTGCATCCGGTCATCATGGCTACCGATCTGCTGATACATCCCAACAGCCCGGATACCATAATCTCAGCACACGGAAACCTGAACTCCTCGGGCAACGGTATATACCGTTCAACCAACGGCGGAGCCACCTGGCTGAAAATAACATCAGGTCTGCCGGCTTCCTACGGCGGGAAGACTCTTCTGGCCGGGTTCGAGTCTGATCCGGATATTGTGTGGGCAAGCATCGGTTTCGGTGAAACATCAGGCGCGGGAACGAATCTCGCGAAATCAACAGACTTTGGCGCGACATGGACGGTGGTTAATACCGATGACTATGCCACTTATCAGGGATGGTTCTCTCACTTTGTGGTTCCGCATCCGACCGACCCATCAAAAATTCTTACTGCCGGAGTTGATGTATATAAATCCACAGACGGCGGTACAAACTTTTCACAAAAATCATACTGGTACCTGTGGGATTTTGGTGTTCCTCCCGTTGGCGGACCGGAAGGCCCTCCCGATTATTCTCATGCTGACCATCATGCGTATGCTATACATCCAACTAATCCGAACATTGTTTACTTCGGCAATGACGGGGGAGTTTTCAGAACGACAGATTTTGGTGAAACGTTTTCAGGACTGAACGGAGGATATCAGAGCACGCAGTTTTATAAACGTTTCGGTGTTTCGAAGGCAGATACCACGCGCGCAATAGGCGGCATGCAGGATAATGCAACTGCAATATGGGAAGGCACGGTTGCATGGCGGAGAGTTCTCGGCGGTGACGGCTGCTGCACGCAGATAAGCCATACCAATACCGATACCATGTATGGCTCTTCGCAGTATTTATCAATACGAAGATCCACAAATAAAGGGTTAAACTGGTCAGGCATTGCACCTCCTTCTTCAAATCCGGCGTTTAACGGACAGTTTCTTGTTGCACCGTCGAACGGTAAAATACTCTATGGCGGCGGCGAATATTTTTATAAGTCAACCAATGCAGGCAATAACTGGACGGCGCTTAACAGCGGTGCGCCGGTTAACGGTGATCCTGTGCTTTCAATAGCTATCTCTTACACTAATCCTGATACGGTATATATAACAACAGCGCCGTATGTCAGACGGGCAGAGGTTTTCCGCAGTACCAACGGCGGAACTACATTCACGAACATAACCTCATCACTGCCTGACCGCTACCCGGTGGATATATCAGTTGATCCGGCGGATTCAAGGATTGTATACGTAACATTTTCGGGATACGGTACTCCGCACCTATATAAGTCGACAGACGCGGGAGCATCCTGGACTGATATCAGCGGAAATCTCCCCGATGTCCCAACCTCAGCGGTTATTATTGATCCGGAAAACCGAGATCACCTGTTTGTGGGAAATGATCTTGGTGTGTTTGTTTCTTTCAACGGGGGAGCAAACTGGAATCTGCTGAACAATGGCATTCCCGGATCGTTCCTGGTTATGGATCTTGCATACTCGCCAGTTGACAGAATGCTTTTCGCAGCAACACACGGCCGCGGAGTTTACCGGATTCCTCTCACAGGATTGACCTCTGCCGGAACAGCAGGAAACGAAAACACTGTTACAGATTTTGCGCTTGGACAGAATTATCCGAATCCTTTTAACGCGGGGACACAGTTCAGCTTTACCATACCGCAGGAAGGGGACGCAGCTGTGAGGTTATATGATGTCACCGGCAAGCAGATAGCAGAACTGCTGAGCGGAACAATCTCAGCAGGAACTCACTTCGTGCGGTTAGGTGCTTCACAGTTGAATGCTCTGGCCAGCGGTGTATATTATTATTCGGTTGAGTGGAAGGGAAGAAAGCAGACGAAGAAGCTGATATATATGAAATAG
- a CDS encoding IS110 family transposase: MKLIKKQLTGKSYSVVNKYAGYDNYLAVDWSQSTMAIAMIRAPYQNRIRVTEHPSSLKQLQQLLKSLSGKTIIALEESSPAHWLFVNLYDYAAKVVICDPYQNRLLTQGPKTDPIDAQKLSTLLYNGMLKETYHAKKEEFELRKYISAYSDLIKRGVRLQNQKTAFLGQDGLSRKTRNLSKAEKESTKFILNQLEEDIQQYEKQKKDFEVLFTGLCKKNKTLKNLMSIPGIGIIGAVTILGTVIDVKRFDSVGKFLAYSGLVTHVKQSGGKTYGHRKGRYSRILKQAFKVAASTCINGENELSALYKDLLKRGVSQHNARNAVARYVARVTFGILKTEKPFISKKTKVKSKK; encoded by the coding sequence ATGAAACTTATAAAAAAACAACTGACCGGCAAAAGTTATTCAGTGGTCAACAAATATGCAGGATACGATAATTATCTTGCCGTTGACTGGTCGCAAAGCACCATGGCAATTGCAATGATAAGAGCACCCTATCAGAACCGTATCCGGGTAACCGAGCACCCAAGCTCTCTGAAGCAGCTTCAGCAACTGCTCAAGAGTCTGTCCGGTAAAACCATTATTGCCTTAGAGGAAAGCTCTCCGGCTCACTGGCTCTTTGTCAATTTGTACGATTACGCTGCAAAAGTGGTTATCTGTGATCCTTATCAGAACCGACTGTTAACCCAGGGGCCAAAGACTGATCCTATTGATGCTCAAAAACTCAGCACCTTGCTTTATAACGGCATGCTCAAGGAAACTTACCATGCAAAGAAAGAAGAATTTGAGTTGCGAAAATATATCAGCGCTTACAGTGATCTGATAAAACGAGGGGTAAGGCTCCAGAATCAGAAAACAGCATTTCTTGGGCAGGACGGACTTTCCCGGAAAACCCGGAATCTTTCTAAAGCAGAGAAAGAAAGTACAAAGTTTATCCTCAACCAACTGGAAGAAGATATTCAGCAGTATGAGAAGCAGAAGAAGGATTTTGAAGTTCTCTTCACCGGGCTGTGTAAGAAAAACAAAACTCTGAAAAACCTGATGAGCATACCTGGTATCGGTATAATTGGTGCAGTAACCATCCTCGGAACGGTTATAGATGTTAAACGCTTCGACAGTGTTGGAAAATTTCTTGCCTACTCCGGATTGGTTACTCACGTTAAACAGAGCGGAGGAAAGACTTACGGGCACAGGAAAGGTCGATACAGCAGAATCCTCAAACAGGCATTTAAGGTTGCTGCTTCAACTTGCATTAACGGTGAGAATGAATTATCGGCTCTTTACAAGGATCTGCTAAAAAGAGGTGTAAGCCAGCACAATGCAAGGAATGCTGTAGCACGGTATGTTGCAAGGGTTACTTTTGGCATTCTCAAAACAGAAAAACCATTTATCAGTAAAAAAACAAAGGTGAAATCCAAGAAGTAA
- a CDS encoding ATP-binding cassette domain-containing protein, with amino-acid sequence MFVSPVILTAAELRLAYGPQVILDGASLTIHEGDRIGLVGRNGAGKSSFLKIIAGVMSADSGDIAKRKDLVAGYLSQDFTLNENLTVLENIMSGAGRILDLLRAYEELPYDHPQKHILEEKILRLDGWNLEREIGILIKELHAPPPEADIKRLSGGEKRRVALCRALISKPDLLMLDEPTNHLDTESIEWIENYLAVYKGTCIFVTHDRYFLDSIATRIVELSHGVFYSHTGNYTDYLINKSERQAIQETEEKKRQNFLRRELDWVMRGPKARRTKAKSRLDQYYEVAAQKGPETELDVELIIPPADRLGNKILELKNCGMKISDRVLFESLNFIFEPGRKLGIVGRNGTGKTTLLKMILGQQEPFMGKADSGEKTIYNYIDQERLILNEEETVFESIGEGMEVIQFGKEKMPVWTYLRRFLFTDDRMNTKVNRLSGGERSRLLLARILKNGGNFLMFDEPTNDLDLPTLRILEEALIAFEGCLVIVSHDRYFLNRVCNGILAFEGNKYLHFSEGDYDYYVEKRKARVTEDISSPKEKKEDTRVKQKPVKLSYHEQRELNAIEEKILAAEAEAERIESLFSSPDFYEKYAAQTKELQAQLDAAKAESERLYRRWSELEMKTQQ; translated from the coding sequence TTGTTTGTTTCTCCTGTAATTCTCACTGCTGCTGAACTGCGGCTTGCTTACGGCCCTCAGGTCATTCTTGATGGTGCTTCGCTCACTATTCATGAGGGAGACCGGATCGGTCTGGTCGGACGTAACGGCGCGGGTAAGTCTTCGTTCCTGAAGATTATTGCCGGCGTGATGTCCGCCGACTCTGGCGATATCGCAAAGCGCAAGGATCTGGTCGCAGGATATCTTTCGCAGGATTTCACCCTGAACGAGAATCTGACCGTCCTGGAAAACATCATGAGCGGTGCGGGACGCATCCTCGATCTGCTCCGTGCTTACGAAGAGCTTCCCTACGATCATCCGCAAAAGCATATATTGGAAGAAAAAATCCTCCGTCTTGACGGATGGAATCTTGAGCGCGAAATTGGTATCCTCATCAAAGAACTTCATGCACCTCCCCCCGAGGCAGATATAAAAAGACTCTCCGGAGGGGAGAAGCGCCGGGTTGCACTCTGCCGCGCGCTTATCTCAAAACCCGATCTGCTGATGCTTGATGAACCGACCAACCATCTTGATACTGAATCAATTGAATGGATTGAAAATTATCTCGCTGTATATAAAGGCACCTGCATTTTTGTTACGCACGACCGCTATTTTCTTGACTCAATCGCAACACGCATTGTTGAGCTTTCGCATGGTGTGTTTTATTCGCACACTGGCAACTATACTGATTATCTTATAAATAAATCAGAGCGGCAGGCAATTCAGGAGACAGAAGAAAAGAAACGGCAGAATTTCCTCAGGCGTGAGCTCGACTGGGTGATGCGCGGACCCAAGGCCCGCCGCACAAAAGCCAAAAGCCGTCTTGATCAGTATTATGAAGTTGCTGCTCAGAAGGGACCTGAGACAGAACTTGATGTAGAACTTATCATTCCTCCGGCAGACCGGCTTGGTAATAAAATACTCGAGCTCAAAAACTGCGGAATGAAAATTAGTGACCGCGTTTTGTTTGAATCACTCAACTTCATCTTTGAACCAGGGCGCAAACTCGGCATCGTGGGCAGAAACGGCACCGGTAAAACAACTCTGCTGAAAATGATTCTCGGTCAGCAGGAGCCCTTCATGGGTAAAGCTGACTCGGGCGAAAAGACGATATATAATTATATAGATCAGGAACGTCTGATTCTTAATGAGGAAGAAACCGTTTTTGAGTCAATCGGCGAAGGGATGGAAGTAATTCAGTTCGGTAAAGAGAAGATGCCGGTGTGGACTTACTTACGCCGCTTTCTTTTTACTGATGACCGAATGAATACTAAAGTAAACCGCCTTTCCGGCGGTGAGCGAAGCCGTCTTCTTCTGGCTCGTATTCTTAAAAACGGCGGCAACTTCCTTATGTTTGATGAACCAACAAACGACCTTGATCTTCCTACCCTGCGCATCCTTGAAGAAGCGCTTATTGCCTTTGAAGGATGCCTCGTTATAGTAAGCCACGACCGCTATTTCCTGAACCGTGTCTGCAACGGAATCCTTGCTTTTGAAGGAAATAAATATCTTCACTTCAGCGAGGGGGATTATGACTACTATGTTGAAAAAAGAAAAGCGCGAGTTACTGAAGATATATCTTCACCTAAGGAGAAGAAAGAAGACACGCGCGTAAAACAAAAGCCGGTTAAGCTGAGTTACCATGAACAGCGGGAGCTTAACGCAATCGAAGAAAAAATTCTTGCTGCCGAGGCGGAAGCAGAAAGAATTGAATCGCTTTTTTCCTCCCCCGATTTTTACGAAAAGTATGCCGCTCAAACTAAAGAACTTCAAGCTCAGCTCGATGCGGCAAAAGCAGAATCTGAGAGACTTTATCGTCGCTGGAGTGAATTAGAAATGAAAACACAGCAATAA
- a CDS encoding efflux RND transporter permease subunit — protein sequence MLARIIEYTLNQKALIIIASLFIISLGIYSYVTLPIDAFPDVTNIQVEIVSHANTLSAEEIERKVTYPIEMAMRGLPDIEQIRSVTKFGLSIVTIIFKDGVDIYFARQLVFERLAEARENVPAGVEVALGPVATVMGEIYQYTLEGTFPTDSLERVSFLSELRTIQEWVVTPLLKNIQGVNEINSFGGYFKQYQVLLKPEQLLTYSLSPEEVFSALENNNQNVGGSIIERNSFQYIVRGLGLIKEIRDIENIVLKQNNGTPVYLKQVAEIKEGQAVRMGAAMKDGKYEAVGGIVMMLRGENSKAVVSRVKEKVHEINENNILPAGIKIVPYYDRTEIVNASVQTVNKALIEGAILVLIILYILLRSFRGSFVVLIALPLSLLATFIVMRFTGLSANLMSLGGLAISIGMIIDATIIQVENVQRHLGEAPKEETKIRTVLKAVLEVRKPSIFGELIIAITFIPILSLEGIEGKMFGPLAQTVAVALIASMLLSILVIPALCYMFLKPAKEKPNPVMQFAGSIYIKMLDWTIDKKGVLLSMAAILLLVSIFLISRLGTEFIPVMDEGAFDADVALLPGVSLDKAIEINQLVSKKLKTFPELDVLVSRTGQTGVSLDTRGVDKTGYVGILKPSDEWRENLSREELTEEMRKSLETIPGITFGFSQPIQCRIDELVAGTRAQLIIKLFGDDLNLLLSHAEKIARILSSINGATDVMSEKIAGQPYINISIDREKIARYGINMSDVQNIIGIAVAGKTATKFYEGNRNFDITVRFQEDKRNSIEALEKILVPVSKGLNVPLAQVAQISMIQGPLQISRQDGMRRIGVELNITGRDIGGFVAEAKQKIAQEITLPPGYFLTWGGQFENQERAMNRLLLIGPLVIAVILVLLFITFNSIKLALLVIANLPFALIGGVFSLYISGMYLSVPASVGFIVLFGVAVLNGVVLVARISQLREEGVPLSQAIRMGSISRLRPVLMTASIAVFSLIPMLFASGAGSEIQKPLATVVVGGLITSTILTLLVIPAVYSWFDKGEKV from the coding sequence ATGTTAGCAAGGATTATTGAATATACACTAAACCAAAAAGCGCTTATTATAATTGCTTCTTTGTTTATCATTTCTTTAGGCATCTATTCATACGTAACATTGCCAATTGATGCTTTCCCTGATGTTACTAATATTCAGGTTGAGATAGTAAGTCATGCGAATACGCTTTCGGCTGAAGAAATTGAAAGAAAAGTAACCTATCCGATTGAAATGGCCATGCGCGGATTGCCGGATATCGAGCAAATCAGGTCAGTAACTAAGTTTGGACTTTCAATAGTTACCATCATCTTTAAGGATGGTGTGGATATCTATTTTGCGCGGCAACTTGTTTTTGAGCGTCTGGCCGAAGCCCGGGAGAATGTTCCCGCTGGTGTTGAGGTTGCTCTTGGACCAGTGGCTACGGTAATGGGAGAGATCTATCAATATACATTAGAAGGAACGTTTCCAACTGACTCTTTAGAGAGGGTCTCATTTCTTTCTGAATTGAGAACAATTCAGGAATGGGTTGTAACTCCTCTTCTCAAGAATATACAAGGTGTTAACGAAATCAATTCATTTGGGGGATATTTTAAGCAGTATCAGGTGCTGCTAAAACCGGAACAACTGCTCACTTATTCACTTTCACCAGAGGAAGTATTTTCCGCTCTGGAAAACAACAACCAGAATGTGGGAGGCAGCATTATTGAGAGAAATTCTTTTCAGTACATTGTCAGAGGGTTGGGTCTTATCAAAGAGATTCGGGATATTGAGAATATCGTCCTGAAACAAAACAACGGTACTCCGGTATATCTAAAGCAGGTTGCTGAAATCAAGGAGGGACAAGCTGTAAGAATGGGGGCGGCTATGAAAGACGGAAAATATGAAGCTGTTGGTGGTATAGTAATGATGCTGCGCGGTGAAAACAGTAAAGCGGTTGTGAGCCGGGTCAAGGAAAAAGTTCACGAGATAAATGAAAACAATATTCTGCCTGCCGGAATAAAAATTGTTCCCTATTACGACAGGACTGAAATAGTGAATGCCAGTGTCCAAACAGTTAACAAGGCATTAATTGAAGGAGCCATTTTAGTATTAATTATTCTTTACATTCTCCTTCGAAGTTTCAGAGGCAGTTTTGTTGTGCTAATCGCTCTACCGCTGTCACTGCTTGCAACTTTTATCGTAATGCGATTTACCGGATTGAGTGCAAATCTAATGTCCTTGGGGGGGCTTGCAATATCAATCGGAATGATAATAGATGCAACAATTATTCAGGTTGAGAATGTGCAGCGCCATCTCGGTGAAGCTCCGAAAGAGGAAACAAAAATAAGAACAGTTCTAAAAGCTGTACTTGAAGTAAGAAAACCAAGTATTTTCGGGGAGTTAATCATAGCTATCACCTTTATACCCATTCTTTCGTTAGAAGGAATAGAGGGTAAGATGTTTGGTCCGTTAGCACAGACTGTAGCCGTTGCACTTATAGCTTCGATGCTGCTTTCAATTTTGGTTATTCCGGCATTATGTTATATGTTTCTTAAACCGGCAAAGGAGAAACCTAACCCGGTAATGCAATTTGCAGGAAGCATATATATAAAAATGCTGGACTGGACAATTGATAAAAAAGGGGTATTACTGAGTATGGCCGCAATTTTGTTACTTGTTTCAATTTTTCTTATCTCCAGACTGGGAACCGAGTTTATACCGGTAATGGATGAAGGGGCCTTCGATGCAGATGTAGCGTTATTGCCCGGGGTTTCACTTGATAAAGCGATAGAAATAAATCAATTAGTTTCAAAAAAACTAAAAACGTTTCCTGAATTGGATGTTCTTGTAAGCCGCACGGGTCAAACAGGTGTTTCGCTGGACACCAGGGGAGTGGACAAAACCGGCTATGTCGGAATACTAAAGCCATCAGATGAATGGCGGGAGAATTTAAGCAGAGAAGAACTCACCGAAGAAATGCGAAAATCATTAGAAACTATTCCCGGAATTACTTTTGGCTTTAGCCAGCCGATACAGTGCCGAATTGATGAGTTGGTGGCCGGAACCAGAGCCCAGTTGATAATTAAACTATTTGGTGATGATCTGAATCTCCTGCTTTCTCATGCTGAAAAAATTGCAAGAATTCTTTCTTCAATTAACGGAGCGACGGATGTGATGTCTGAAAAAATAGCCGGACAACCATATATAAACATTTCCATAGACCGAGAGAAAATTGCCCGCTACGGTATAAATATGAGTGATGTTCAAAATATTATCGGAATTGCAGTAGCAGGTAAAACAGCCACAAAATTTTATGAGGGCAATAGGAACTTTGATATTACCGTGCGTTTTCAGGAAGACAAGCGTAATTCGATAGAGGCATTAGAGAAGATTCTCGTTCCGGTTAGCAAAGGGCTAAATGTTCCACTTGCACAGGTGGCGCAGATTTCAATGATTCAAGGTCCATTACAAATCAGCCGTCAGGATGGTATGAGACGGATTGGAGTTGAACTAAATATAACAGGACGAGATATCGGAGGTTTTGTTGCAGAAGCTAAACAAAAAATTGCCCAGGAGATAACACTGCCGCCCGGATATTTTCTTACCTGGGGGGGGCAGTTTGAAAATCAGGAAAGAGCTATGAATAGATTGCTTCTTATCGGTCCGTTAGTTATAGCTGTGATTCTGGTTCTTTTGTTTATTACCTTTAACTCAATAAAGCTTGCATTACTTGTTATTGCAAATTTACCATTTGCATTAATAGGTGGAGTGTTTTCACTTTATATATCCGGAATGTACTTGTCTGTTCCAGCGTCAGTGGGGTTCATTGTCCTTTTTGGTGTAGCAGTACTAAACGGAGTTGTTCTGGTAGCACGAATTTCTCAGCTTAGGGAAGAGGGGGTTCCTCTTTCTCAGGCGATTCGAATGGGCAGTATCAGCAGATTAAGGCCCGTCCTCATGACCGCATCAATAGCAGTATTTAGTCTGATTCCTATGCTCTTTGCATCTGGTGCCGGATCAGAAATACAAAAACCTCTTGCGACGGTAGTTGTTGGTGGATTAATCACCTCCACCATTTTAACGCTTCTGGTTATTCCTGCGGTTTATAGTTGGTTTGATAAAGGCGAGAAAGTATAA